The following are from one region of the Nicotiana tomentosiformis chromosome 7, ASM39032v3, whole genome shotgun sequence genome:
- the LOC138896257 gene encoding uncharacterized protein, with the protein MAIQPVVPVQPVVWATTFEEEQLRLARFKKYDPPTFIGLASESAQGFLEECHCILHIMGIVETSEVAFTMFQLRGAAYQWWRAYELSSLAELASLTWVPFSEMFLREFVPQSLRDAWRAEFE; encoded by the coding sequence atggcaatacagcctgtggttccagttcagcctgtGGTCTGGGCAACAACAtttgaggaagagcagcttagacttgcaaggttcaagaaatatgaccctcctacattcattggtttggcttcagagagtgcacagggttttctagaaGAGTGTCACTGCATTCTCCAtattatgggtattgtggagacgagcgaggttgcttttactatgttccagctcaggggagcggcttaccagtggtggcgggcatatgagttgagTAGCctagccgagttagcttcacttacatgggttccgTTTTcggagatgttcctgagagagtttgtacctcagtcccttcgagatgcatggcgtgcggagtttgagtag